In a genomic window of Helianthus annuus cultivar XRQ/B chromosome 10, HanXRQr2.0-SUNRISE, whole genome shotgun sequence:
- the LOC110881267 gene encoding kaempferol 3-O-beta-D-galactosyltransferase isoform X1, with protein sequence MHDMNNHIFVVPTFVFIGSVGPNEEIVDLMPGLKAVRLGDLPSGVVLGNLESPFSTMLHKMGRTLHKATAVTLNSFQELDPNLTTTLSSKLNNFLSVGPFNLISKEKTSLKLDEFSCISWLDNQNTKTIAYINFGTVFTPPPQELVELAKALEETKTPFLWSLKMDSHKHFPKGFVERVTTNGTGKVVPWAPQDQVLNHVAIGVFVTHCGWNSVLESLGAGVPMICRPFLGDQHLNSWMVERVWGIGLRIEGGTFTKHATRRALEQVFSLSNSRHERMEALKDLAHKAIEPNGSSKQNFKTLVEVVTGVTQHEYH encoded by the coding sequence ATGCATGACATGAACAATCATATATTTGTTGTACCAACATTTGTGTTCATAGGTTCTGTCGGACCCAACGAAGAAATTGTCGACTTGATGCCAGGACTCAAAGCGGTTCGACTGGGTGACTTACCAAGTGGAGTCGTGTTGGGAAACCTCGAATCACCGTTTTCAACCATGCTACATAAGATGGGAAGAACCCTACATAAAGCAACCGCCGTTACCCTAAATTCATTTCAAGAACTAGACCCTAATCTTACTACAACCCTCTCTTcaaagttgaacaacttcctcaGTGTTGGTCCCTTCAATCTCATATCCAAAGAAAAAACATCACTAAAACTTGATGAGTTTTCTTGCATTTCATGGTTAGATAaccaaaacacaaaaacaattgCATACATAAATTTTGGGACAGTTTTCACACCCCCGCCTCAAGAGCTAGTCGAGTTGGCTAAAGCACTCGAAGAGACCAAAACTCCGTTTCTTTGGTCACTGAAAATGGATTCCCATAAGCATTTCCCTAAGGGTTTCGTGGAGAGAGTAACCACTAATGGGACTGGGAAAGTTGTACCTTGGGCTCCACAGGATCAAGTGTTGAATCATGTTGCAATAGGAGTGTTTGTAACACACTGTGGATGGAACTCGGTGTTAGAGAGTCTAGGGGCTGGTGTCCCAATGATTTGTAGACCGTTCTTAGGGGATCAACACTTAAATTCTTGGATGGTTGAGAGAGTTTGGGGAATTGGATTGAGAATCGAAGGTGGGACTTTCACAAAACATGCGACTCGTCGTGCTTTGGAACAAGTTTTCTCCTTGTCTAATAGCCGACACGAGAGAATGGAAGCATTAAAAGATCTTGCTCACAAGGCTATTGAACCAAATGGGAGTTCTAAGCAAAATTTCAAGACTTTGGTAGAGGTGGTCACCGGTGTGACACAACATGAATATCATTGA
- the LOC110881267 gene encoding kaempferol 3-O-beta-D-galactosyltransferase isoform X2, with amino-acid sequence MPGLKAVRLGDLPSGVVLGNLESPFSTMLHKMGRTLHKATAVTLNSFQELDPNLTTTLSSKLNNFLSVGPFNLISKEKTSLKLDEFSCISWLDNQNTKTIAYINFGTVFTPPPQELVELAKALEETKTPFLWSLKMDSHKHFPKGFVERVTTNGTGKVVPWAPQDQVLNHVAIGVFVTHCGWNSVLESLGAGVPMICRPFLGDQHLNSWMVERVWGIGLRIEGGTFTKHATRRALEQVFSLSNSRHERMEALKDLAHKAIEPNGSSKQNFKTLVEVVTGVTQHEYH; translated from the coding sequence ATGCCAGGACTCAAAGCGGTTCGACTGGGTGACTTACCAAGTGGAGTCGTGTTGGGAAACCTCGAATCACCGTTTTCAACCATGCTACATAAGATGGGAAGAACCCTACATAAAGCAACCGCCGTTACCCTAAATTCATTTCAAGAACTAGACCCTAATCTTACTACAACCCTCTCTTcaaagttgaacaacttcctcaGTGTTGGTCCCTTCAATCTCATATCCAAAGAAAAAACATCACTAAAACTTGATGAGTTTTCTTGCATTTCATGGTTAGATAaccaaaacacaaaaacaattgCATACATAAATTTTGGGACAGTTTTCACACCCCCGCCTCAAGAGCTAGTCGAGTTGGCTAAAGCACTCGAAGAGACCAAAACTCCGTTTCTTTGGTCACTGAAAATGGATTCCCATAAGCATTTCCCTAAGGGTTTCGTGGAGAGAGTAACCACTAATGGGACTGGGAAAGTTGTACCTTGGGCTCCACAGGATCAAGTGTTGAATCATGTTGCAATAGGAGTGTTTGTAACACACTGTGGATGGAACTCGGTGTTAGAGAGTCTAGGGGCTGGTGTCCCAATGATTTGTAGACCGTTCTTAGGGGATCAACACTTAAATTCTTGGATGGTTGAGAGAGTTTGGGGAATTGGATTGAGAATCGAAGGTGGGACTTTCACAAAACATGCGACTCGTCGTGCTTTGGAACAAGTTTTCTCCTTGTCTAATAGCCGACACGAGAGAATGGAAGCATTAAAAGATCTTGCTCACAAGGCTATTGAACCAAATGGGAGTTCTAAGCAAAATTTCAAGACTTTGGTAGAGGTGGTCACCGGTGTGACACAACATGAATATCATTGA